A single window of Paroedura picta isolate Pp20150507F chromosome 8, Ppicta_v3.0, whole genome shotgun sequence DNA harbors:
- the MRPL44 gene encoding large ribosomal subunit protein mL44, protein MASVLLQPFFVQASRRLLAAAAARAALRPQPRRENKSWIRAYEAQQRALEPPRPRSEKPNWDYHAELHAFSHRLHEKFSLDLLKTAFVNRCYIKNEEARRKMLGLKKEEIALNLKDNQQLSVEGASFSCSYLTKCLEKAFPKMPPAGIEAIVNFLTSEELVSYVARNLSLHDLTLCADFPVPPNVLQQTFFAVIGALLQSSGPQRTEIFVRDFFVPQLIGKELFELWNVVNPMGLLVEELAKRNISAPEPRLTRQSGATTALPLYFVGLYCDKKLLAEGTGDTILAAEEEASRVALRKLYGFTENRQPWDYSSPKWEQRAEKFLSSN, encoded by the exons ATGGCGTCCGTGCTGCTCCAGCCTTTCTTCGTCCAGGCCTCCCGCCGCCTTCTGGCTGCCGCCGCTGCACGCGCCGCGCTTCGTCCTCAGCCGCGCCGCGAGAACAAGAGCTGGATCCGCGCTTACGAGGCGCAGCAGCGGGCGCTGGAGCCGCCGAGGCCCCG CTCTGAAAAACCTAATTGGGATTACCATGCAGAACTACATGCATTTAGTCACCGATTGCATGAGAAGTTTTCCTTGGATCTCCTCAAAACTGCCTTTGTTAATCGTTGCTACATTAAAAATGAAGAAGCCAGACGCAAAATGCTTGgactgaaaaaagaagaaattgccCTTAATCTCAAGGACAACCAGCAGCTTTCTGTGGAGGGGGCCTCTTTTTCATGTTCTTACCTCACAAAATGCCTTGAAAAGGCCTTTCCAAAAATGCCTCCTGCTGGTATTGAGGCTATTGTTAATTTTCTCACCAGTGAAGAATTGGTATCTTATGTGGCCAGAAACTTGTCTTTACATGATTTGACACTTTGTGCAGATTTTCCTGTGCCACCTAATGTGCTTCAGCAAACTTTCTTTGCTGTAATAGGAGCATTGCTTCAAAGCAGCGGCCCTCAGAGAACGGAGATATTTGTCCGA GACTTCTTCGTTCCTCAGCTGATAGGAAAAGAGCTATTTGAACTTTGGAATGTAGTAAACCCCATGGGCTTGCTGGTGGAAGAACTGGCCAAGAGGAATATATCTGCTCCAGAGCCAAGACTAACAAGACAGTCAGGAGCTACCACCGCCCTACCGTTGTACTTTGTTGGATTGTACTG TGATAAGAAGCTTCTGGCAGAAGGCACTGGAGATACAATATTGGCCGCTGAAGAAGAGGCTTCCCGCGTGGCCCTCCGGAAACTTTATGGGTTCACTGAAAATAGGCAACCCTGGGACTATTCTTCTCCAAAGtgggagcagagagcagaaaaGTTCCTTAGCAGCAATTAG